In Panacibacter ginsenosidivorans, the following proteins share a genomic window:
- a CDS encoding MFS transporter, with protein sequence MQPKSNSLFQLAVIVSALGFFVDVYDLLLFGIIRKPSLTDLGFSPGEILTQGEFLISIQMTGLVAGGILWGILGDKKGRLSVLFGSILLYSIANILNGMVYNITQYAVLRFIAGVGLAGELGAGITLVSELLPKEKRGIASAMIASFGILGAVTAFFMKEFFDWRMCYYIGGGLGILLLLLRVSVHESGLYKQLKTTEVQRGNFLMFFNNKERFFRYMRCILIGLPAWYIIGVLVTFSDEFGKEFGIANIDPGKAIMFQYMAIAFGDLTVGLLSQRLKSRKKALFIFYGVTIFFCILYFIQSGGSTNTFYLICAGLGYGTGFTVVYITMSAEQFGTNLRATAAITIPNMVRGTLPLILLLFKFMRSLFASYITGGWVTGLILMIIALIAAYYTEETFGKDLNFVEV encoded by the coding sequence ATGCAGCCAAAATCTAACAGCTTATTTCAGCTTGCAGTTATAGTTAGTGCATTAGGTTTCTTTGTAGATGTTTATGATCTCTTACTCTTTGGCATTATACGTAAACCAAGTCTTACTGATCTTGGCTTTTCACCCGGTGAAATACTTACGCAGGGTGAATTTCTCATCAGCATACAAATGACTGGCCTCGTTGCAGGTGGCATTCTCTGGGGTATTCTTGGTGATAAGAAAGGCAGGCTGAGTGTACTTTTTGGTTCGATCCTTTTATATTCAATTGCCAACATACTCAATGGCATGGTATATAATATTACACAATATGCAGTGCTGCGTTTTATTGCAGGCGTTGGTCTTGCAGGTGAACTTGGCGCTGGCATTACATTGGTGAGTGAATTGTTGCCAAAAGAAAAACGCGGTATCGCGTCTGCCATGATCGCATCATTCGGTATCCTCGGTGCAGTCACTGCATTTTTTATGAAAGAATTTTTTGACTGGCGCATGTGCTATTATATAGGGGGTGGCTTAGGAATATTGTTGCTATTGCTCCGCGTATCTGTGCATGAAAGCGGTCTATACAAACAACTTAAAACAACAGAAGTGCAACGTGGTAATTTTCTAATGTTCTTCAACAACAAAGAACGGTTCTTTCGTTACATGCGTTGCATACTTATTGGTTTGCCTGCGTGGTATATCATTGGCGTACTCGTAACATTCAGCGATGAGTTTGGAAAAGAATTTGGTATTGCAAATATCGATCCTGGTAAAGCCATCATGTTTCAATATATGGCCATAGCATTTGGTGATCTCACTGTAGGCTTATTAAGTCAACGCTTGAAGAGCCGCAAAAAAGCGCTCTTCATTTTTTATGGTGTTACTATTTTCTTTTGCATTTTATATTTTATACAAAGTGGTGGTAGCACGAATACATTTTATCTCATTTGTGCCGGACTGGGTTATGGTACTGGCTTTACCGTAGTGTATATAACCATGAGCGCCGAACAGTTTGGTACAAACCTTCGTGCAACTGCGGCTATTACTATTCCTAACATGGTGCGAGGCACATTGCCATTGATTTTACTCTTGTTCAAATTTATGCGCTCACTCTTTGCTAGTTACATTACAGGTGGCTGGGTTACGGGTCTTATTCTTATGATCATTGCGCTTATTGCAGCTTACTATACCGAAGAAACATTTGGTAAGGACCTGAATTTTGTAGAAGTATAA
- a CDS encoding Gfo/Idh/MocA family protein has protein sequence MRRIAMLGSGFIGRFYADSIEGQRSKDKIISIYARKEENAKKFAADYKCDHWTTNMEEAIAHPDVDVVCIALPNYVHADAVMLCCKHKKAVVTTKPLGRNGAEALQMMKAVEEAGIFNGYLEDLVYAPKFLKAYESVKNGALGRILWAKSRETHPGPHSDWFWNIELAGGGCILDLGCHCIEITRTFIGKDIRPVEVMCWADTQVKPIDAEDHAIGLIKYENGAIGQFEVSWAFRGGMDLRDEVMGTEGTIWINNFLRTGMDMFTTGKGADYVAEKAESNTGWLFPVGDEVNDLGYNHMFTEMFNCIENGTDPRETFYDGYVVNAIIDAAYKSAKTKLWEPVQLEVWRGKEGVTKQSTLVDYDVDHYLIKEEVTHYGAKKVVIKHKQTGKIVERIIE, from the coding sequence ATGAGACGAATTGCTATGCTTGGCTCCGGTTTTATCGGACGTTTTTATGCAGACTCCATCGAAGGACAAAGAAGTAAAGACAAGATCATCAGCATTTATGCACGGAAAGAAGAGAATGCGAAGAAGTTTGCGGCAGATTATAAATGCGATCACTGGACAACCAATATGGAAGAAGCTATTGCGCATCCAGATGTGGATGTGGTATGTATCGCATTGCCAAACTACGTGCATGCAGATGCCGTAATGCTTTGCTGCAAACATAAGAAGGCAGTTGTAACAACAAAGCCTTTAGGCCGTAATGGCGCAGAGGCTTTGCAAATGATGAAAGCAGTTGAAGAGGCAGGAATATTCAATGGCTATCTTGAAGATCTTGTATATGCACCAAAATTTTTGAAAGCATATGAAAGTGTAAAGAATGGTGCACTAGGCAGGATACTCTGGGCCAAATCCAGAGAAACACATCCCGGCCCGCATAGCGATTGGTTCTGGAATATTGAACTTGCAGGTGGTGGTTGTATACTTGACCTGGGTTGTCATTGTATAGAAATTACCAGAACATTTATTGGCAAAGATATTAGACCGGTTGAAGTGATGTGCTGGGCCGATACACAGGTAAAACCAATTGATGCGGAAGACCATGCTATTGGTCTTATCAAATATGAGAACGGTGCCATTGGCCAGTTTGAAGTAAGCTGGGCATTTCGTGGTGGTATGGATCTTAGGGACGAAGTAATGGGAACAGAAGGCACTATCTGGATCAATAATTTTTTACGCACAGGTATGGATATGTTCACTACGGGCAAAGGTGCAGATTATGTTGCGGAGAAAGCCGAGAGTAATACAGGCTGGTTATTTCCCGTTGGCGATGAAGTAAATGATCTTGGGTACAATCATATGTTTACAGAGATGTTTAACTGTATTGAAAACGGGACCGACCCAAGAGAAACATTTTATGATGGTTATGTAGTAAATGCTATTATTGATGCAGCTTATAAAAGTGCCAAAACAAAATTATGGGAGCCTGTACAACTTGAAGTATGGCGTGGCAAAGAAGGTGTAACTAAACAAAGTACTCTTGTGGATTATGATGTTGATCACTACCTCATCAAGGAAGAAGTAACGCATTACGGCGCTAAAAAAGTGGTAATAAAACATAAACAAACCGGAAAGATTGTAGAGCGGATAATAGAATAA